The Vibrio orientalis CIP 102891 = ATCC 33934 genome window below encodes:
- a CDS encoding DUF1481 domain-containing protein — MKKILLPSLIASLLIGCSSSVPTPNLDQFSNYTGGQTMGDATSLYWYTERLTFPHTAADYVAAGDYGWYKTDYRWDDGELRELIREGEQLKDTELVPYRIHVRFNKDGDAIYQQHRLDGRVLPLKADKIAWLKQEALNIADVAKQQSSNGTRLIQGYWDGTSFDACNGKSYEQVEFNETLPSFVVNRLSSVDSYAAFIGSTRSNKVVVNELLMLSDDSHDCIERPSLIEE, encoded by the coding sequence ATGAAAAAAATACTTCTTCCTTCACTAATCGCTTCTTTGCTTATCGGTTGCTCCTCGAGTGTACCAACGCCGAACCTTGATCAGTTCTCCAACTATACTGGTGGACAGACGATGGGCGATGCGACCAGTTTATATTGGTACACGGAGCGTCTGACCTTTCCTCATACGGCTGCAGATTATGTCGCGGCTGGCGATTATGGCTGGTATAAAACCGACTACCGCTGGGATGACGGTGAGCTGCGAGAACTGATTCGTGAAGGTGAACAGCTTAAAGATACCGAGCTAGTGCCGTATCGTATTCATGTGCGCTTTAACAAAGACGGCGATGCGATCTATCAGCAACATAGGCTAGATGGTCGAGTGTTGCCGCTTAAGGCCGATAAAATTGCTTGGTTGAAGCAAGAAGCGCTCAACATTGCTGATGTCGCCAAGCAGCAAAGTAGCAATGGTACGAGACTGATTCAAGGCTATTGGGACGGAACCAGCTTCGATGCATGTAATGGTAAGAGTTACGAGCAGGTGGAGTTTAATGAGACCTTACCAAGCTTCGTCGTGAATCGTTTATCATCGGTCGATAGCTATGCGGCGTTTATTGGTTCAACACGCAGCAATAAAGTAGTCGTTAATGAGCTATTAATGCTGTCTGATGACAGTCATGACTGTATTGAGCGTCCAAGCTTAATTGAAGAATAA
- the zntR gene encoding Zn(2+)-responsive transcriptional regulator, which yields MFQIGELAKRCNVTADTLRFYEKNQLIKPAGRSDSGYRLYNEENQKQVSFILKAKDLGLSLDEIRELLEIKLEATEHSCAEVKAITSAKLGVIDEKINELTRIRSALKKINDACCGHDNDDASHCSILAALESERSSCKPHR from the coding sequence ATGTTTCAGATTGGAGAACTGGCAAAACGCTGTAATGTGACCGCAGATACGCTGCGATTTTACGAGAAAAACCAGTTAATCAAGCCAGCAGGGCGTAGTGATTCAGGTTATCGTCTTTATAATGAAGAGAACCAAAAACAAGTCAGCTTTATTCTCAAGGCAAAAGACCTCGGGCTGAGCTTGGACGAGATTCGAGAGCTGCTTGAAATCAAGCTTGAGGCTACTGAGCATAGTTGTGCTGAGGTCAAAGCAATCACCAGCGCCAAACTTGGTGTCATCGATGAAAAAATCAATGAGCTAACTCGTATCCGTAGCGCGCTAAAGAAAATTAATGATGCATGTTGTGGTCATGACAATGATGATGCTAGCCATTGCTCCATTTTGGCAGCACTAGAGAGTGAGCGTAGTTCTTGCAAGCCTCATCGTTAA
- a CDS encoding CNNM domain-containing protein, with amino-acid sequence MLLLTIYVSVAIGVSFICSVLEAVLLSISPSYIAQLRQQGHPAAAALAKLKTDIDRPLASILTLNTIAHTIGAATAGAQAAVVFGSEWLGVFSGVLTLGILVLSEIVPKTIGATYWRQLAPMAATTLRWMVWALTPFVWFSEQITKRLARGHEAPKMRDELSAMAILARESGEFAEGESKILNNLLGIQDVPVTQVMTPRPVVFRVDAEMTINEFLDKHKETPFSRPLVYSQSTDNIIGFVHRLELFKLQQAGSGEKQLGAVMRPVHVLFNTIALPKAFEQMMANRLQLAMVVDEYGTIQGILTLEDVFEHLVGEEIVDEADRTTDMQELAFDRWEKWKEKHGVIENRDDDDEEFEKPSSTDDSKENKS; translated from the coding sequence ATGTTGTTGCTAACTATATACGTCTCTGTTGCGATTGGCGTATCGTTTATCTGCTCCGTTTTAGAAGCGGTTCTTCTGAGTATCTCACCAAGTTATATCGCCCAATTGCGTCAGCAAGGCCACCCTGCGGCTGCCGCTTTGGCAAAGTTAAAAACAGATATCGACCGTCCACTGGCTTCGATCCTTACCCTTAACACCATCGCTCACACAATTGGTGCGGCGACAGCGGGTGCTCAGGCTGCGGTAGTATTCGGTAGCGAATGGCTTGGCGTATTCTCTGGCGTACTGACACTAGGTATTCTGGTCCTGTCTGAAATCGTACCGAAAACCATCGGCGCGACATACTGGCGTCAACTTGCGCCAATGGCAGCAACTACACTACGCTGGATGGTATGGGCCCTGACACCGTTTGTTTGGTTCTCAGAACAGATCACTAAGCGCTTAGCTCGTGGCCATGAAGCACCAAAAATGCGTGATGAACTGTCTGCGATGGCAATTTTGGCAAGAGAGAGTGGCGAATTTGCTGAGGGTGAGTCTAAGATCCTCAACAACCTGCTAGGTATTCAAGATGTCCCCGTGACGCAGGTGATGACGCCTCGTCCGGTGGTATTCCGCGTCGATGCAGAAATGACGATTAACGAGTTTCTGGATAAACATAAAGAGACGCCATTTTCGCGCCCACTGGTATACAGCCAGTCAACGGATAACATCATCGGCTTTGTTCACCGCTTAGAGTTATTTAAGCTTCAGCAAGCAGGCAGTGGTGAGAAGCAACTTGGTGCAGTGATGCGTCCAGTACATGTACTGTTCAATACCATTGCGCTACCAAAAGCGTTTGAGCAGATGATGGCTAACCGCCTGCAACTAGCCATGGTGGTCGACGAGTACGGTACAATTCAGGGTATTTTGACTCTAGAGGATGTGTTTGAACACCTAGTTGGTGAAGAGATTGTCGACGAAGCGGATCGCACCACCGACATGCAAGAGCTCGCTTTTGACCGCTGGGAAAAGTGGAAAGAAAAACACGGCGTTATCGAAAATCGCGATGATGACGATGAAGAGTTTGAGAAACCATCAAGCACTGATGACTCGAAAGAGAATAAATCATAG
- the cadC gene encoding lysine decarboxylation/transport transcriptional activator CadC, with the protein MVGMYLQINDWVLSVDENKLYRQDREVSVEPRLINLLLFLAQHVGEVFCREELIEHVWSGAIVTDQVVTQSIFELRKLLKDGREDNTHYVVTVPKRGYKLVANVEALERLPLGKGKTPDVTQASVHAEPVQSGNSSEMTFPAGPLTRAVCQKRRSGYFTLNSRGKHNVLNALWISLLVVFIAIFTYHQTGVKITQAIDAHLIEFQYQDGFNNSQLSHELADGITQKLMSDITQVSSYRVQLDKADFTSGILPGKTVSVRVEDENGSEFLVVEYRNNSSEKVIFSRQYPLAIQHLKAILRQVAVDLMTAMKIPQPEQKSNALVVGLPNDAQAMQLLIQANHYLNQSDVKPFKHGVDLLEQVLQIEPNNLYVQAELYISYYVAQALDTEQELNQSRVNALSRNLEASRPILVAPVQPRIYEALALHATLSNHMDVAKRYLDQALATRDSTLSYVLLGKHAELMGDLDQASEAYSEAFYIDTAIETYMLCENMIFYTNLKSLDYALYRSVHPSVVHLL; encoded by the coding sequence ATGGTCGGAATGTACCTTCAAATCAACGATTGGGTTCTAAGCGTTGATGAAAATAAGCTATATCGCCAAGATAGGGAAGTTTCGGTTGAGCCAAGATTAATTAACTTATTACTGTTTCTAGCCCAGCATGTCGGCGAAGTATTTTGTCGCGAAGAGCTCATTGAGCATGTGTGGTCTGGAGCGATTGTGACAGATCAAGTGGTCACTCAGTCAATCTTTGAGCTACGCAAATTGCTTAAAGATGGCCGTGAAGATAACACCCATTATGTAGTGACGGTTCCCAAGCGTGGCTACAAGTTAGTGGCGAATGTTGAGGCTTTAGAGCGTTTGCCGCTAGGTAAGGGGAAAACTCCTGATGTGACGCAAGCTTCCGTACATGCCGAGCCCGTGCAGAGCGGTAATTCTTCAGAGATGACATTTCCTGCCGGGCCTTTAACGCGAGCGGTATGTCAAAAGCGTCGCAGTGGTTATTTCACGCTGAATTCTCGTGGCAAACACAACGTTCTCAATGCCCTGTGGATTTCCCTATTGGTCGTGTTCATCGCGATCTTTACCTATCATCAAACTGGGGTGAAGATTACTCAGGCGATTGATGCACATTTGATTGAATTTCAGTATCAGGACGGATTTAACAATAGCCAGTTGAGCCACGAATTGGCGGATGGAATCACACAAAAGCTGATGTCGGACATCACTCAAGTGAGCTCCTATCGAGTGCAATTGGATAAAGCCGATTTCACCTCAGGCATTTTGCCAGGCAAAACCGTCTCTGTACGGGTAGAGGATGAAAATGGTAGCGAGTTTTTAGTCGTAGAATACCGCAACAACTCATCTGAAAAGGTCATTTTTAGTCGTCAGTACCCACTTGCTATCCAGCACTTGAAGGCTATCTTACGTCAGGTGGCGGTGGATTTAATGACGGCGATGAAAATCCCTCAACCAGAGCAGAAATCTAACGCGTTGGTGGTGGGACTGCCCAACGATGCTCAAGCGATGCAACTGTTGATTCAAGCTAATCACTATCTAAATCAGTCGGATGTGAAACCGTTCAAGCACGGTGTGGATCTATTAGAGCAAGTTTTACAAATCGAACCAAATAACCTGTATGTTCAAGCGGAACTCTACATTTCCTACTATGTGGCACAGGCGCTTGATACTGAACAGGAATTGAATCAATCACGGGTTAATGCCCTTAGCCGCAATTTAGAAGCCAGTCGTCCTATACTAGTCGCGCCAGTACAACCAAGGATTTATGAAGCTCTGGCACTGCATGCGACGTTGAGTAATCATATGGATGTTGCTAAGCGCTATTTAGACCAAGCATTAGCGACGCGAGACTCTACTTTGTCGTACGTTTTGCTTGGTAAGCATGCGGAGTTGATGGGTGATTTGGATCAGGCCAGTGAAGCCTACAGTGAGGCTTTCTATATCGATACTGCTATTGAGACCTACATGCTGTGTGAAAACATGATTTTTTATACTAACTTGAAGTCCTTGGATTACGCGCTTTACCGCTCGGTGCATCCATCGGTGGTTCACTTGCTGTAA
- the purD gene encoding phosphoribosylamine--glycine ligase: MNVLIIGAGGREHALGWKAAQNPNVETVFVAPGNAGTALEPKLENVNIDVEAISELVAFAQEKKIELTIVGPEAPLVIGVVDAFREAGLPIFGPTEAAAQLEGSKAFTKDFLARHKIPTGAYANFTEIEPALAYVRQQGAPIVVKADGLAAGKGVIVAMTLEEAEDAIKDMLAGNAFGEAGSRVVIEEFLEGEEASFIVMVDGQSVLPMATSQDHKRVGDKDTGPNTGGMGAYSPAPVVTPEIHERILEEVIYPTVRGMDAEGHPYTGFLYAGLMIDKDGTPKVIEYNCRFGDPETQPIMMRMESDLVELCLMAIDEKLDEAESKWDPRASIGVVLAAGGYPADYAKGDVISLPAEQADAQKIFHAGTANNAAGEVVTNGGRVLCATALGNSVSEAQEKAYALAKQVSWNGMFHRNDIGYRAIAREQEK; the protein is encoded by the coding sequence ATGAATGTATTAATTATTGGTGCTGGCGGTCGTGAGCACGCTTTAGGTTGGAAAGCAGCACAAAACCCAAATGTTGAGACAGTATTCGTTGCGCCTGGTAACGCAGGCACAGCTCTAGAGCCAAAACTAGAAAACGTAAACATTGATGTTGAAGCAATCTCTGAGCTGGTTGCTTTTGCTCAAGAGAAGAAAATCGAGCTAACAATTGTTGGCCCTGAAGCGCCGCTAGTTATCGGTGTGGTTGATGCTTTCCGCGAAGCGGGTCTACCAATCTTCGGCCCAACCGAAGCGGCTGCGCAGCTAGAGGGCTCAAAAGCATTCACCAAAGACTTCCTTGCGCGCCACAAGATCCCAACAGGCGCATATGCAAACTTCACTGAAATTGAACCAGCTCTAGCTTACGTTCGTCAGCAAGGTGCTCCTATCGTAGTGAAAGCTGACGGTCTTGCTGCAGGTAAAGGTGTTATCGTTGCGATGACACTAGAAGAAGCAGAAGACGCAATCAAAGACATGCTGGCTGGCAACGCCTTTGGTGAAGCTGGTAGCCGCGTGGTAATCGAAGAGTTCCTTGAAGGCGAAGAAGCGAGCTTCATCGTGATGGTCGATGGTCAGAGCGTTCTACCTATGGCCACCAGCCAAGACCACAAACGTGTCGGCGACAAAGATACCGGTCCTAACACTGGCGGCATGGGTGCTTACTCTCCTGCTCCTGTGGTAACACCTGAAATCCACGAACGTATCCTTGAAGAAGTTATCTACCCTACCGTGCGCGGTATGGATGCAGAAGGCCACCCATACACGGGTTTCCTATACGCGGGTCTAATGATCGATAAAGACGGCACACCGAAGGTTATCGAGTACAACTGCCGCTTCGGTGACCCAGAAACGCAACCTATTATGATGCGTATGGAGTCTGACCTTGTTGAGCTATGTCTAATGGCCATCGACGAGAAGCTAGATGAAGCTGAGTCAAAATGGGACCCTCGCGCGTCTATCGGCGTTGTCCTAGCCGCTGGCGGTTACCCTGCTGATTACGCAAAAGGAGATGTCATTTCTCTACCCGCTGAGCAAGCTGACGCTCAGAAGATCTTCCATGCTGGTACTGCAAATAATGCAGCGGGTGAAGTGGTGACAAATGGTGGGCGCGTACTGTGTGCAACAGCATTAGGTAATAGCGTTTCAGAAGCGCAAGAGAAAGCTTATGCACTGGCTAAGCAGGTGAGTTGGAATGGTATGTTCCACCGCAACGACATCGGCTACCGCGCGATTGCACGTGAGCAAGAGAAATAA
- the hupA gene encoding nucleoid-associated protein HU-alpha has protein sequence MNKTQLIDFIAEKADLSKAQAKAALEATLEGVTGALKEGDQVQLIGFGTFKVNHRAARTGRNPKTGDEIQIAAANVPAFVAGKALKDAVK, from the coding sequence ATGAACAAGACCCAATTAATCGACTTTATCGCAGAGAAAGCAGACCTATCTAAAGCACAAGCTAAAGCTGCTCTTGAAGCTACTCTTGAAGGTGTGACTGGCGCACTAAAAGAGGGTGACCAGGTTCAACTAATTGGTTTTGGTACATTCAAAGTTAACCACCGTGCAGCACGTACTGGCCGTAACCCTAAAACTGGTGACGAGATCCAAATCGCTGCAGCGAACGTTCCTGCATTCGTAGCAGGTAAAGCACTGAAAGACGCAGTAAAATAA
- the cadB gene encoding cadaverine/lysine antiporter, which yields MSSTTKKIGVIACTGVVAGNMMGSGIALLPSSLATVGSISLFSWLICITGALSLAFVFARLATKNPQEGGPIAYAGEVSPVFGFQTGVLYYHANWIGNLAIAITGVSYLSVFFPILNHPIPAGIATIASVWVFTLVNLLGGSWVSRLCTLGLVLILIPVLGTAFVGWTHFDPELYQQNWNVSAGTDSHAVITAVLICLWSFVGVESAAVSSGMVENPKRTVPLATMLGTGIAGVIYIVSTQMISGMFPASEVAASGAPFALATTEVFGSWTAPFVAAFTALACFTSLGSWMMLVGEAGKRAANDGNFPKIYGEADKNGVPKKGLILASIKMTVLMVVLTVFSSKTAHTADLFNQLTTDAVLLTMLPYFYSSINLIRFEGMTTRSGFVMFFSGIACVFCMIALAGAEGTTLTATFIMSLVILMFYSKKAGLTQYVELHANDSTAPASH from the coding sequence ATGTCATCAACGACAAAGAAAATCGGTGTGATTGCCTGTACAGGGGTTGTTGCCGGTAACATGATGGGCAGTGGTATCGCGCTGCTGCCATCTAGCCTAGCCACAGTAGGTTCTATTTCTCTATTCAGTTGGCTAATTTGTATTACTGGCGCGCTGAGCTTGGCGTTCGTTTTCGCTAGATTGGCGACCAAGAACCCACAAGAGGGCGGTCCAATTGCTTATGCGGGTGAAGTCTCTCCGGTATTTGGTTTCCAAACAGGTGTGCTGTATTACCATGCAAACTGGATTGGCAACTTAGCGATTGCGATTACCGGTGTTTCTTATCTCTCTGTTTTCTTCCCTATCCTTAATCATCCAATCCCTGCAGGTATTGCTACCATAGCTTCAGTTTGGGTGTTTACCTTGGTCAACCTGCTTGGCGGTAGTTGGGTAAGCCGTTTATGTACCCTTGGTCTAGTTCTGATCTTAATTCCAGTGCTAGGTACTGCGTTCGTCGGCTGGACCCACTTTGATCCTGAGCTGTATCAACAAAACTGGAATGTTTCTGCTGGGACGGATAGCCATGCGGTTATTACTGCAGTTCTGATCTGTTTGTGGTCATTTGTCGGCGTTGAATCGGCAGCGGTATCTTCCGGTATGGTTGAGAACCCAAAACGCACCGTACCACTAGCAACCATGCTAGGTACTGGTATCGCTGGGGTGATCTACATTGTTTCTACTCAGATGATTAGCGGCATGTTCCCTGCCTCTGAAGTCGCTGCGTCTGGTGCGCCGTTTGCTCTAGCCACCACCGAGGTCTTTGGTAGTTGGACCGCTCCTTTCGTTGCTGCATTCACCGCTCTAGCGTGTTTCACCTCACTGGGTTCTTGGATGATGTTGGTTGGCGAAGCGGGTAAACGTGCGGCCAATGATGGCAACTTCCCGAAAATCTATGGTGAAGCAGACAAGAATGGTGTGCCTAAAAAAGGTCTTATTCTCGCTTCAATCAAAATGACCGTATTAATGGTGGTTTTGACCGTGTTCAGCTCTAAAACCGCTCATACGGCCGATCTATTCAACCAGTTAACCACTGATGCGGTATTGCTGACTATGCTGCCTTACTTCTACTCAAGCATTAACTTAATCCGCTTTGAAGGGATGACAACGCGTAGTGGCTTTGTGATGTTCTTCTCTGGTATCGCATGTGTGTTCTGCATGATTGCTCTTGCTGGCGCAGAAGGCACCACACTCACCGCGACCTTCATCATGTCTTTGGTCATCTTGATGTTCTACAGCAAAAAAGCAGGCCTGACTCAATATGTCGAACTGCATGCTAATGACTCAACGGCTCCTGCAAGCCATTAA
- a CDS encoding lysine decarboxylase CadA: MNIFAILNHMGVFFKEEPVRQLHQALEQSGYQVVYPVDDKDLIKMLEMNPRICGVLFDWDKYSLDLCREINQLNEKLPVYAFANDQSTLDISLTDLRLNVNFFEYALGMADDIAIKINQATEEYKSAIMPPFTKALFKYVDEGKYTFCTPGHMGGTAFQKSPAGSIFYDFYGPNTFKADVSISMPELGSLLDHSGPHKQAEEYIAHTFNADSSYIVTNGTSTSNKIVGMYSAPAGSTVLVDRNCHKSLTHLMMMCDVTPIYFRPTRNAYGILGGIPQSEFSREVIADKVATTPGASAPSYAVVTNSTYDGLLYNTQFIKESLDCKHIHFDSAWVPYTNFNPIYQGKCGMSGDAMPGKVFYETQSTHKLLAAFSQASMIHIKGDFDKESFNEAFMMHTSTSPQYGIVASTETAAAMMRGNTGRRLMQSSIDRAVRFRKEIKRLKAESESWFFDVWQPDNIDTTECWMLDPKETWHGFKDIDSDHMYLDPIKITLLTPGMSEEGELEQSGIPATLVAKFLDERGIVVEKTGPYNLLFLFSIGIDKSKAMQLLRGLTEFKRGYDLNLTVRNMLPSLYQEDPHFYEGMRVQDLAQGIHDLTKKYRLPELMFKAFDVLPEMKVTPHKAWQQELSGNVEEIQLNDMVGRISANMILPYPPGVPLVLPGEMVTDSSRPVLDFLEMLCEIGAHYPGFETDIHGLYRQQDGSYTVKVLKD, encoded by the coding sequence ATGAATATATTTGCCATCTTGAACCATATGGGTGTGTTCTTTAAAGAAGAGCCTGTACGTCAACTTCACCAAGCGCTAGAGCAATCTGGCTATCAAGTTGTTTATCCTGTTGATGATAAAGACCTGATTAAAATGCTAGAAATGAACCCACGTATTTGTGGTGTGTTATTTGACTGGGACAAGTACTCACTAGACCTATGTCGTGAAATCAATCAACTGAATGAGAAACTGCCGGTTTACGCTTTTGCCAACGACCAATCGACCTTGGATATCAGCTTGACTGATTTACGCCTTAACGTGAATTTCTTCGAGTATGCGCTAGGCATGGCCGATGATATTGCGATTAAGATTAATCAAGCGACGGAAGAGTACAAATCGGCGATCATGCCTCCATTTACTAAAGCGCTGTTTAAGTATGTTGATGAAGGCAAATACACCTTCTGTACTCCGGGCCATATGGGCGGTACTGCGTTTCAAAAAAGCCCGGCAGGGAGTATCTTCTACGATTTCTACGGGCCAAATACCTTCAAGGCGGACGTCTCTATTTCGATGCCTGAACTAGGCTCGTTGCTGGATCACTCTGGTCCACACAAGCAGGCGGAAGAGTATATTGCCCATACTTTTAATGCCGATAGCTCTTACATCGTGACTAATGGTACTTCGACTTCAAACAAGATCGTTGGTATGTACTCAGCGCCGGCGGGCAGTACGGTGTTAGTTGACCGCAACTGTCATAAGTCACTGACTCACTTAATGATGATGTGCGATGTGACACCAATTTACTTCCGTCCTACTCGTAACGCTTACGGGATTTTGGGTGGTATTCCACAAAGTGAATTTAGCCGTGAAGTGATAGCGGATAAAGTGGCGACGACTCCAGGTGCCTCTGCGCCAAGCTACGCTGTGGTTACTAACTCTACTTATGATGGTTTGCTCTACAACACTCAATTCATTAAAGAATCGTTAGATTGTAAGCATATTCACTTTGATAGCGCATGGGTGCCATACACTAACTTCAACCCAATTTACCAAGGTAAGTGTGGTATGAGTGGTGACGCGATGCCGGGCAAAGTGTTCTATGAAACTCAATCGACTCATAAACTGCTGGCGGCCTTCTCTCAGGCTTCGATGATTCATATTAAAGGTGACTTCGACAAAGAGTCGTTTAATGAAGCCTTTATGATGCACACCTCAACATCGCCACAATACGGTATTGTGGCGTCGACTGAGACGGCAGCGGCGATGATGCGTGGTAACACTGGACGTCGCTTGATGCAAAGCTCAATTGATCGCGCGGTACGTTTCCGTAAAGAGATCAAACGCCTTAAAGCAGAAAGTGAGAGCTGGTTCTTTGATGTTTGGCAACCGGACAATATCGACACGACAGAGTGTTGGATGCTTGACCCGAAAGAGACATGGCATGGCTTTAAAGATATCGACAGTGACCACATGTATCTTGATCCGATCAAGATTACCTTACTGACTCCAGGGATGAGTGAAGAGGGCGAGCTAGAGCAAAGCGGTATTCCAGCGACACTAGTGGCTAAGTTCCTTGATGAGCGTGGCATCGTGGTTGAGAAAACAGGTCCATATAACTTACTGTTCCTATTCTCGATTGGTATTGATAAGTCTAAGGCGATGCAACTGCTGCGTGGATTAACCGAGTTCAAACGCGGTTACGATTTGAACCTGACAGTGCGAAATATGCTGCCATCACTCTATCAAGAGGACCCGCATTTCTACGAAGGCATGCGCGTGCAAGACTTAGCTCAAGGTATCCATGATCTCACTAAGAAATATCGTTTACCTGAACTGATGTTTAAAGCTTTTGATGTACTGCCTGAAATGAAGGTCACACCGCACAAAGCGTGGCAACAAGAGCTGAGTGGTAATGTGGAAGAGATCCAGCTGAATGATATGGTTGGCCGCATTAGTGCCAATATGATTTTGCCATACCCTCCAGGCGTGCCTTTGGTGCTACCAGGTGAAATGGTGACGGATAGCTCACGTCCAGTATT
- the purH gene encoding bifunctional phosphoribosylaminoimidazolecarboxamide formyltransferase/IMP cyclohydrolase gives MTNARPIRRALISVSDKTGIVEFAQALTNRGVDILSTGGTARLLAEKGISVTEVSDYTGFPEMMDGRVKTLHPKVHGGVLGRRGQDDEVMETHGINPIDMVVVNLYPFAETVAKEGCTLADAVENIDIGGPTMVRSAAKNHKDVTIVVNAHDYERVIAEMDANEKSLTLETRFDLAIAAFEHTASYDGMIANYFGTMVPSYGENKEGDEESKFPRTFNQQFEKKQDMRYGENSHQAAAFYVEANPEEASVSTARQIQGKALSYNNIADTDAALECVKEFDEPACVIVKHANPCGVALGGNILEAYDRAFKTDPTSAFGGIIAFNRELDAATATAITERQFVEVIIAPAVSAQAVEIIAAKKNLRLLECGEWTTKTTGFDVKRVNGGLLVQDRDQGMVSEDDLKVVSKRQPTAEELKDALFCWKVAKYVKSNAIVYSKGDMTIGVGAGQMSRVYSAKIAGIKAADEGLQVEGCVMASDAFFPFRDGIDAAAEAGIKCVIQPGGSMRDDEVIAAADEHGMAMIFTGMRHFRH, from the coding sequence ATGACTAACGCTCGTCCTATTCGCCGCGCTCTGATCAGCGTATCAGACAAAACTGGTATTGTTGAGTTTGCACAAGCTCTAACTAACCGTGGCGTTGATATTCTATCAACTGGTGGTACGGCTCGCCTACTAGCAGAAAAAGGCATCTCTGTAACTGAGGTATCAGACTACACTGGTTTCCCTGAAATGATGGACGGTCGCGTTAAGACTCTTCACCCGAAAGTACATGGTGGTGTTCTAGGTCGTCGTGGTCAAGATGATGAAGTGATGGAAACGCACGGCATCAACCCAATCGATATGGTTGTGGTAAATCTATATCCATTCGCAGAAACAGTAGCAAAAGAAGGCTGTACACTAGCTGACGCGGTAGAAAACATCGATATCGGCGGCCCAACTATGGTTCGCTCTGCGGCTAAAAACCATAAAGATGTGACTATCGTGGTTAACGCTCACGACTACGAGCGTGTTATCGCTGAAATGGATGCAAACGAGAAATCTCTAACACTAGAGACTCGCTTCGACCTAGCTATCGCTGCATTCGAGCACACCGCTTCTTACGACGGTATGATCGCAAACTACTTCGGCACTATGGTCCCATCATACGGTGAGAACAAGGAAGGTGATGAAGAGAGCAAATTCCCTCGCACCTTCAACCAGCAGTTCGAGAAAAAGCAGGACATGCGCTACGGTGAGAACAGTCACCAAGCAGCGGCTTTCTACGTTGAAGCGAATCCTGAAGAAGCGTCTGTTTCTACTGCTCGCCAAATCCAAGGCAAAGCCCTTTCTTACAACAACATCGCCGACACTGACGCAGCGCTTGAGTGTGTGAAAGAGTTCGACGAGCCAGCATGTGTGATCGTTAAGCACGCGAACCCATGTGGTGTGGCACTAGGCGGCAACATCCTAGAAGCATACGACCGTGCATTCAAAACAGACCCAACGTCTGCATTTGGCGGCATCATCGCATTCAACCGTGAGCTGGATGCTGCAACTGCAACAGCTATCACTGAGCGTCAATTCGTTGAAGTTATCATTGCTCCTGCTGTTTCTGCACAAGCAGTCGAAATCATCGCGGCTAAGAAAAACCTTCGCCTACTTGAGTGTGGCGAGTGGACAACCAAGACTACGGGCTTTGACGTGAAGCGCGTTAACGGCGGCCTACTAGTTCAAGACCGCGACCAAGGTATGGTGTCTGAAGATGACCTTAAAGTCGTTTCTAAACGCCAGCCAACCGCTGAAGAGCTAAAAGACGCGCTATTCTGCTGGAAAGTAGCGAAGTACGTGAAATCAAACGCGATTGTTTACTCTAAAGGTGACATGACTATCGGTGTCGGTGCTGGTCAAATGAGCCGCGTGTACTCAGCAAAAATCGCAGGTATTAAAGCTGCAGACGAAGGTCTACAGGTTGAAGGTTGTGTCATGGCATCAGATGCATTCTTCCCGTTCCGTGACGGTATCGACGCGGCTGCAGAAGCAGGCATTAAGTGTGTTATCCAACCAGGCGGTTCTATGCGTGATGACGAAGTTATCGCGGCAGCCGATGAACATGGCATGGCGATGATCTTTACCGGAATGCGTCACTTCCGCCACTAA